One part of the Bacteroidota bacterium genome encodes these proteins:
- the folB gene encoding dihydroneopterin aldolase: MQQLDIKNIEVHAYHGCLPEEAKIGSLFAVDVSFRGDFSAAMSNDDLSKAVDYVIVHRIVREQMAIRSNLIEHVAARLLKHLRAAFPAVAQCKVSITKFNPPVNGSLGKAVFTVEE; the protein is encoded by the coding sequence ATGCAACAACTGGACATCAAAAATATTGAAGTACATGCCTATCACGGTTGTCTCCCGGAGGAAGCGAAGATCGGATCTCTGTTTGCTGTAGATGTGTCCTTTAGAGGGGATTTCAGCGCCGCCATGTCCAACGACGATTTGTCGAAAGCGGTGGATTATGTTATCGTGCATCGTATTGTAAGGGAGCAAATGGCGATTCGCTCTAACCTGATTGAGCATGTGGCTGCCCGATTGTTGAAACACCTGCGCGCTGCGTTTCCGGCCGTTGCTCAATGCAAGGTTTCCATTACCAAATTTAATCCTCCAGTGAATGGCAGCCTCGGAAAAGCGGTTTTTACGGTGGAAGAATGA
- the rnr gene encoding ribonuclease R produces the protein MAKKKSTADHGALLKKLLLDIFKEHPYKAYNYKQVIKKLNQEPFFENAKELLELMDEQQLRTALIATLESMSINEDIQEVDRGKYKLWPQSHFIEGVLDMTSNGNAYVMNADFEEDIFIDRSNTLNALNGDKVKVNLFASRPGKRQEGEVVEVLERAKNEFVGTVQVSGKFAFLASEGARNGVDIFIPLSALNGAVNGEKAVARITNWPVEAKNPQGEIIKVLGVPGDNNVEMDAILVEYGFPLQFPAIVEKEADEIPETISRKEISARRDFRKVPTFTIDPVDAKDFDDALSVQVLENGHLEVGVHIADVSHYIKRDSHLDEEAYSRATSVYLVDRVIPMLPEKLSNMVCSLRPGEDKLCYSAVFEINDRGELFSEWFGRTIIHSQRRFSYEEAQEVIETGEGDMKEYILRLHKIAQQLRKNRFANGAITFDRVEVKFRLDERAHPVDVFLKENKDSNKLIEEFMLLANRKVAEFIGKNLSLKQGKELPFVYRIHDTPVTDKLEGFSLFAARFGYKINTKSEKDIAHSLNKLMKDVKGKREQNVLEQLAIRTMSKAVYTTDNIGHYGLAFDFYTHFTSPIRRYPDVIVHRLLDHYLKGGKPMDADEIESACKHSTDMEIKASEAERASVKYKQVQYLLDRKDEVFNGMISGVTEWGLYIEVVESKCEGLLRIRDLTDDFYELNEEQYCLIGHKTKKTYQLGDLLKVRLKSADLMKKQIDFILAEDFGKTRPGKEGFRPSGGFRSAPSGGFGSKSGKSKSGGSGRGKSSKHSKKRR, from the coding sequence ATGGCAAAGAAAAAGTCTACTGCTGATCATGGAGCCCTTCTGAAGAAACTCCTCCTGGATATTTTTAAAGAACATCCCTATAAAGCCTATAATTATAAACAGGTTATTAAAAAATTAAATCAGGAACCCTTTTTTGAGAATGCGAAGGAACTTCTGGAGTTGATGGATGAACAACAATTGAGAACCGCGCTGATCGCAACGCTGGAGAGCATGTCCATCAATGAAGATATTCAGGAAGTGGATCGTGGTAAGTATAAGTTATGGCCGCAGTCGCATTTTATTGAAGGTGTTCTCGATATGACATCTAACGGTAATGCCTACGTGATGAATGCCGATTTTGAAGAGGATATTTTTATCGATCGATCCAATACACTAAATGCACTTAACGGTGATAAAGTGAAAGTGAATTTATTTGCCTCACGTCCGGGAAAACGCCAGGAAGGGGAAGTGGTGGAAGTGCTCGAACGGGCGAAGAATGAGTTTGTCGGTACAGTTCAGGTGAGTGGAAAGTTCGCCTTCCTTGCTTCAGAAGGTGCCCGTAATGGTGTCGATATTTTTATTCCGCTCTCGGCACTGAATGGCGCGGTCAACGGGGAGAAAGCGGTGGCCCGGATTACCAATTGGCCGGTAGAAGCGAAGAACCCGCAGGGAGAAATTATTAAAGTGCTCGGCGTGCCGGGAGATAATAATGTGGAAATGGATGCCATCCTCGTCGAATATGGTTTTCCATTGCAATTTCCGGCGATCGTGGAGAAGGAAGCAGATGAAATTCCGGAGACCATCTCCCGTAAGGAAATCTCCGCCCGCCGCGACTTCAGAAAAGTCCCTACGTTTACCATCGATCCGGTGGATGCCAAGGATTTTGATGATGCCCTCTCTGTGCAGGTGCTGGAAAATGGTCACCTGGAAGTGGGTGTGCATATTGCCGATGTCTCGCATTATATTAAACGGGATTCGCACCTCGATGAAGAAGCCTATAGCCGCGCAACCTCCGTCTATCTCGTGGACCGGGTGATTCCGATGCTGCCGGAAAAACTGAGTAATATGGTATGCTCATTGCGCCCCGGTGAAGATAAATTATGTTACTCCGCCGTTTTTGAAATCAATGATCGCGGTGAATTGTTCAGCGAATGGTTTGGCCGGACGATTATCCATTCACAACGTCGCTTTAGTTATGAAGAAGCGCAAGAAGTGATCGAGACAGGAGAGGGGGATATGAAGGAGTATATTCTCCGCCTGCATAAAATTGCGCAACAGCTGCGAAAGAATCGTTTTGCGAATGGCGCCATTACTTTTGACAGAGTGGAAGTGAAGTTCCGACTCGATGAGCGCGCACATCCGGTGGATGTTTTTCTGAAGGAAAATAAGGATAGTAATAAGTTGATTGAAGAGTTTATGCTGCTGGCGAATCGTAAAGTGGCTGAGTTTATCGGGAAAAATTTATCATTGAAGCAGGGCAAGGAATTGCCGTTCGTTTACCGTATTCATGATACACCCGTGACCGATAAGCTGGAAGGATTTTCTTTGTTCGCCGCACGTTTCGGATATAAGATCAATACAAAATCGGAGAAGGATATTGCGCATTCCCTCAACAAACTGATGAAGGATGTGAAAGGGAAACGGGAGCAGAATGTCCTCGAGCAACTCGCGATCAGAACCATGTCGAAGGCAGTGTATACTACAGATAATATTGGTCACTATGGTCTCGCTTTTGATTTCTATACGCATTTTACATCTCCTATTCGTCGTTATCCGGATGTGATCGTGCATCGCCTGCTGGATCATTATCTCAAAGGCGGAAAGCCGATGGATGCCGATGAGATTGAATCCGCCTGCAAGCATAGCACGGATATGGAAATTAAAGCTTCAGAAGCAGAACGTGCTTCAGTGAAATATAAGCAGGTGCAATATCTCCTCGACAGGAAGGATGAAGTGTTTAACGGAATGATTTCCGGAGTGACGGAATGGGGCTTGTATATTGAAGTGGTAGAGAGTAAATGTGAAGGACTCTTGCGTATACGGGATCTGACGGATGATTTTTACGAGTTGAATGAAGAGCAGTATTGCCTCATCGGACATAAAACAAAGAAGACCTATCAGCTCGGCGATCTGCTCAAAGTGCGTTTGAAATCCGCTGACTTAATGAAGAAGCAAA